The proteins below are encoded in one region of Dioscorea cayenensis subsp. rotundata cultivar TDr96_F1 chromosome 18, TDr96_F1_v2_PseudoChromosome.rev07_lg8_w22 25.fasta, whole genome shotgun sequence:
- the LOC120281858 gene encoding pectinesterase-like, with the protein MAKFKSHLIAFSLFMAISVCTSDRIFSCTQTPFPHVCTSSMSNTIKDSLGFLNSALQATLDHAVHTHKLASSIDLSLFDERTKSAWNDCLDLCEDTISHLNKCMSPNSVSFDDSQTWLSAAIANQQTCMNGFMDFNVDPSQLPSFPFTSNNISKFISNSLAINKAISPTNFGRHRRLLSSDFPTWLSISDRKLLQSSKVKANLIVAKDGSGNYKTISEAIAASSKLRKDTSSRFIIHVKAGVYKENVEIKTSMKNIMIIGDGIDKTIVTGSKNVQDGSTTFRSATFAVTGDKFIAQDITFENTAGPQKHQSVALRSGADLSVFYRCSFKGYQDTLYVYSQRQFYQNCDIYGTVDFIFGDAAAVLQNCNIYVRKPMSQQKNTVTAQGRTDPNENTGIIVHNSVVSATSELQSVQGSIKTYLGRPWQKYSRTVFMKTSLGGLIDPAGWLAWDGDFALSTLYYGEYMNTGSGASTSGRVKWAGYHVITSASEAGKFTVGNFLAGNSWIPATGVPFTSGL; encoded by the exons ATGGCTAAGTTCAAGTCTCATTTGATAGCTTTCTCTCTTTTCATGGCCATTAGTGTTTGCACTAGTGACCGAATCTTCTCATGCACTCAAACACCTTTCCCTCATGTTTGCACCAGTTCGATGTCCAACACCATTAAGGACTCATTAGGGTTCCTTAACTCTGCCTTACAAGCAACCCTAGACCATGCAGTGCATACACATAAGCTTGCATCATCAATAGACCTTAGCTTGTTTGATGAGAGAACTAAGTCTGCATGGAATGACTGCCTTGATCTATGTGAGGACACCATTAGCCACCTAAACAAGTGCATGTCTCCAAATTCTGTCTCATTTGATGACTCTCAAACATGGTTAAGTGCAGCCATTGCCAACCAACAAACATGCATGAATGGCTTCATGGACTTCAATGTTGATCCTTCTCAATTGCCATCTTTCCCCTTCACATCCAACAACATTTCCAAATTCATTAGCAACTCTCTAGCCATCAACAAGGCCATTTCTCCGACTAACTTCGGCCGTCACCGCCGGTTACTCTCCAGTGACTTCCCGACATGGCTCTCCATCTCAGACCGGAAACTCCTCCAATCATCTAAGGTCAAGGCCAATCTTATTGTGGCAAAAGACGGCTCTGGTAATTATAAGACGATATCCGAGGCCATTGCAGCCTCTTCGAAGTTAAGAAAGGATACTTCATCAAGGTTCATCATACATGTTAAAGCCGGTGTCTACAAGGAGAATGTAGAAATTAAGACATCGATGAAGAACATCATGATCATCGGCGATGGCATCGATAAGACCATAGTCACCGGAAGTAAAAATGTTCAAGATGGTTCCACCACCTTCCGTTCTGCAACTTTCG CTGTCACAGGTGATAAATTCATCGCACAAGACATAACGTTTGAGAACACGGCCGGGCCACAAAAACACCAATCGGTGGCTCTCCGTTCAGGGGCCGATCTTTCGGTGTTCTACCGGTGTAGTTTCAAGGGCTATCAAGACACACTATATGTGTACTCCCAACGGCAATTCTACCAAAACTGTGACATCTACGGCACCGTAGACTTCATCTTTGGCGATGCTGCTGCCGTCTTACAAAACTGCAATATATACGTGAGAAAACCAATGAGCCAGCAGAAGAACACAGTCACAGCACAAGGCAGAACAGACCCAAATGAAAACACTGGCATAATTGTACATAATTCAGTGGTGTCCGCGACATCGGAGTTACAATCAGTGCAGGGTTCCATCAAGACGTATCTTGGCCGGCCATGGCAGAAGTACTCAAGGACTGTATTCATGAAGACGTCACTTGGTGGTTTGATTGATCCGGCAGGGTGGTTGGCATGGGATGGAGACTTTGCTCTGAGTACTTTGTATTATGGTGAGTATATGAACACTGGAAGTGGGGCATCAACTTCTGGAAGAGTTAAATGGGCAGGTTATCATGTTATAACTAGTGCTTCTGAGGCCGGAAAGTTCACCGTTGGGAATTTCTTGGCCGGTAACTCATGGATTCCGGCCACCGGAGTTCCTTTCACTTCAGGGCTTTGA